The following are encoded together in the Gorilla gorilla gorilla isolate KB3781 chromosome 14, NHGRI_mGorGor1-v2.1_pri, whole genome shotgun sequence genome:
- the RGCC gene encoding regulator of cell cycle RGCC isoform X1, whose translation MKPPAAQGSPAAAAAAGVCGVRGPLKVSALQMAAPALDSAAAEDLSDALCEFDAVLADFASPFHERHFHYEEHLERMKRRSSASVSDSSGFSDSESADSLYRNSFSFSDEKLNSPTDSTPALLSATVTPQKAKLGDTKELEAFIADLDKTLASM comes from the exons ATGAAGCCGCCCGCGGCGCAGGGCAGCCCCGCGGCCGCCGCGGCCGCAGGTGTGTGCGGGGTCCGGGGTCCCCTTAAAGTCTCGGCTCTGCAGATGGCGG CCCCGGCCCTGGACTCGGCGGCCGCGGAGGACCTGTCGGACGCGCTGTGCGAGTTTGACGCGGTGCTGGCCGACTTCGCGTCGCCCTTCCACGAGCGCCACTTCCACTACGAGGAGCACCTGGAGCGCATGAAGCGGCGCAGCAGCGCCAGCGTCAGCGACAGCAGCGGCTTCAGCGACTCGGAGA GTGCAGATTCACTTTATAGGAACAGCTTCAGCTTCAGTGATGAAAAACTGAATTCTCCAACAGACTCTACCCCAGCTCTTCTCTCTGCCACTGTCACTCCTCAGAAAG CTAAATTAGGAGACACAAAAGAGCTAGAAGCCTTCATTGCTGATCTTGACAAAACTTTAGCAA
- the RGCC gene encoding regulator of cell cycle RGCC isoform X2 — MKPPAAQGSPAAAAAAAPALDSAAAEDLSDALCEFDAVLADFASPFHERHFHYEEHLERMKRRSSASVSDSSGFSDSESADSLYRNSFSFSDEKLNSPTDSTPALLSATVTPQKAKLGDTKELEAFIADLDKTLASM, encoded by the exons ATGAAGCCGCCCGCGGCGCAGGGCAGCCCCGCGGCCGCCGCGGCCGCAG CCCCGGCCCTGGACTCGGCGGCCGCGGAGGACCTGTCGGACGCGCTGTGCGAGTTTGACGCGGTGCTGGCCGACTTCGCGTCGCCCTTCCACGAGCGCCACTTCCACTACGAGGAGCACCTGGAGCGCATGAAGCGGCGCAGCAGCGCCAGCGTCAGCGACAGCAGCGGCTTCAGCGACTCGGAGA GTGCAGATTCACTTTATAGGAACAGCTTCAGCTTCAGTGATGAAAAACTGAATTCTCCAACAGACTCTACCCCAGCTCTTCTCTCTGCCACTGTCACTCCTCAGAAAG CTAAATTAGGAGACACAAAAGAGCTAGAAGCCTTCATTGCTGATCTTGACAAAACTTTAGCAA
- the RGCC gene encoding regulator of cell cycle RGCC isoform X3 has protein sequence MKPPAAQGSPAAAAAAGVCGVRGPLKVSALQMAAPALDSAAAEDLSDALCEFDAVLADFASPFHERHFHYEEHLERMKRRSSASVSDSSGFSDSETRSSTRLEGEPESTWA, from the exons ATGAAGCCGCCCGCGGCGCAGGGCAGCCCCGCGGCCGCCGCGGCCGCAGGTGTGTGCGGGGTCCGGGGTCCCCTTAAAGTCTCGGCTCTGCAGATGGCGG CCCCGGCCCTGGACTCGGCGGCCGCGGAGGACCTGTCGGACGCGCTGTGCGAGTTTGACGCGGTGCTGGCCGACTTCGCGTCGCCCTTCCACGAGCGCCACTTCCACTACGAGGAGCACCTGGAGCGCATGAAGCGGCGCAGCAGCGCCAGCGTCAGCGACAGCAGCGGCTTCAGCGACTCGGAGA CCAGGTCCTCCACCAGGCTGGAGGGGGAGCCAGAGAGCACATGGGCATGA